ACTACCCCATGCTATATGCACCACCTTTTCACCATGAACCAAACTACCCCATGCTATATGCACCACCTTTTCACCATGAACCAAACTACCCCATGCTGGATGTACCACCTTTTCACCATGAACCAAACTACCCCATGCTGGATGTACCACCTTTTCACCATGAACCAAACTACCCCATGCTAGATGTACCACCTTTTCACCATGAACCAAACTACCCCATGCTAGATGTACCACCTTTTCACCATGAACCAAACTACCCCATGCTAGATGTACCACCTTTTCACCATGAACCAAACTACCCCATGCTAGATGTACCACCTTTTCACCATGAACCAAACTACCCCATGCTAGATGTACCTCCTTATCACCATGAACCAAACTACCCCATGCTAGATGTACCACCTTTTCACCATGAACCAAACTACCCCATGCTAGATGTACCACCTTTTCACCATGAACCAAACTACCCCATGCTAGATGTACCACCTTTTCACCATGAACCAAACTACCCCATGCTAGATGTACCACCTTTTCACCATGAACCAAACTACCCCATGCTAGATGTACCACCTTTTCACCATGAACCAAACTACCCCATGCTAGATGTACCACCTTTTCACCATGAACCAAACTACCCCATGCTAGATGTACCACCTATttcacctcaaatcaaatcaaatcaaattttatttgtcacatacacatggttagcagatgttaatgcgagtgtagcaaaatgcttgtgcttctagttccgacaatgcagtgataaccaacaagtaatctaactaacaattccaaaactactgtcttatacacagtgtaaggggataaggaacatgtacataaagatatatgaatgagtgatggtacagagcagcatacagtagatggtatcgagtacagtatatacatatgagatgagtgtgtagacaaagtaaacaaagtggcatagttaaagtggctagtgatacatgtgttacataaggatgcagtcgatgatgtagagtacagtatatacatatgcatatgagatgaataatgtagggtaagtaacattatataaggtagcattgtttaaagtggctagtgatatatttacatcatttcccatcaattcccattattaaaatggctggagttgggtcagtgtcaatgacagtgtgttggcagcagccactcagtgttagtggtggctgtttaacagtctgatggccttgagatagaagctgtttttcagtctctcggtcccagctttgatgcacctgtactgacctcgccttctggatgatagcggggtgaacaggcagtggttcgggtggttgatgtccttgatgatctttatggccttcctgtaacaacgggtggtgtaggtgtcctggagggcaggtagtttgcccccggtgatgcgttgtgcagtcctcactaccctctggagagccttacggttgagggcggagcagttgccgtaccaggcggtgatacagcccgccaggatgctctcgattgtgcatctgtagaagtttgtgagtgcttttggtgacaagccgaatttcttcagcctcctgaggttgaataggcgctgctgcgccttcttcacgacgctgtcagtgtgagtggaccaattcagtttgtctgtgatgtgtatgccgaggaacttaaaactagctaccctctccgctactgttccatcgatgtggataggggggtgttccctctgctgtttcctgaagtccacaatcatctccttagttttgttgacgttgagtgtgaggttattttcctgacaccacactccgagggccctcacctcctccctgtaggccgtctcgtcgttgttggtaatcaagcctaccactgttgtgtcgtccgcaaacttgatgattgagttggaggcgtgcgtggccacgcagtcgtgggtgaacagggagtacaggagagggctcagaacgcacccttgtggggccccgtgttgaggatcagcggggaggagatgttgttgcctaccctcaccacctgggggcggcccgtcaggaagtccagtacccagttgcacagggcggggtcgagacccagggtctcgagcttgatgacgagcttggagggtactatggtgttgaatgccgagctgtagtcgatgaacagcattctcacataggtattcctcttgtccaggtgggttagggcagtgtgcagtgtggttgagattgcatcgtctgtggacctatttgggcggtaagcaaattggagtgggtctagggtgtcaggtagggtggaggtgatatggtccttgactagtctctcaaagcacttcatgatgacggaagtgagtgctacgggcggtagtcgtttagctcagttaccttagctttcttgggaacaggaacaatggtggccctcttgaagcatgtgggaacagcagactggtatagggattgattgaatatgtccgtaaacacaccggccagctggtctgcgcatgctctgagggcgcggctggggatgccgtctgggcctgcagccttgcgagggttaacacgtttaaatgtcttactcacctcggctgcagtgaaggagagaccgcatgtgtccgttgcaggccgtgtcagtggcactgtattgtcctcaaagcgggcaaaaaagttatttagtctgcctgggagcaagacatcctggtccgtgactgggctggatttcatcttgtagtccgtgattgactgtagaccctgccacatgcctcttgtgtctgagccattgcattgagattccactttgtctctgtactgacgcttagcttgtttaatagccttgcggagggaatagctgcactgtttgtattcagtcatgttgccagacaccttgccctgattaaaagcagtggttcgcgctttcagtttcacgcgaatgctgccatcaatccacggtttctggttagggaatgtttttatcgttgctatgggaacgacatattcgacgcacattctaatgaactcgcacaccgaatcagcgtattcgtcaatattcccatctgacgcaatacgaaacatgtcccagtccacgtgatggaagcagtcaaACTACCCCATGCTAGATGTACCACCTTTTCACTATGAACCAAACCACCCCATGCTAGATGTACCACCTTTTCACCATGAACCAAACTACCCCATGCTAGATGTACCACCTTTTCACCATGAACCAAACTACCCCATGCTAGATGTACCACCTTATCACCATGAACCAAACTACCCCATGCTAGATGTACCACCTTTTCACCATGAACCAAACTACCCCATGCTAGATGTACCACCTTTTCACCATGAACCAAACTACCCCATGCTAGATGTACCACCTTTTCACCATGAACCAAACTACCCCATGCTAGATGTACCACCTATTCCAAAAATGCAGAGTTGAAGTGACTTACGAGTAAAAatgacatggttatatacagggagtaccagtactgagtggagatgcaggggtaccaggtaataacatggttatatacagggagtaccatgtaataacatggctctatacaggaagtaccaggtaataacatggctatatacagggagtaccaggtaataacatggctctatacaggaagtaccaggtaataacatgtttATATACAagtagtaccaggtaataacatggttatatacagggagtaccaggtaataacatggttacaTACAagtagtaccaggtaataacatggctatatacagggagtaccaggtaataacatggttatatacagggagtaccaggtaataacatggttatatacagggagtaccaggtaataccatggtaatatacagggagtaccaggtaatcacatggctctatacacattGAGTACCAGGTAacaacatgactatatacagggagtaccaggtaataacatggttatatacaggaagtaccaggtaataacatggttatatacaggaagtaccaggtaataacatggctatatacagggagtaccaggtaataacatggttatatacagggagtaccaggtaataacatggttatatacagagagaaccagtactgagtggaggtgcaggggtaccaggtaataacatggttatatacagggagtaccaggtaataacatggttatatacagatagaaccagtactgagtggaggtgcaggggtaccaggtaataacatggttatatacagggagtaccaggtaataacatggttatatacagagagaaccaggtaataacattactatatacagggagtaccaggtaataacatggttatatacagggcgTACCAAGTAATAACATAGTTATTTtcaaggagtaccaggtaataacatggttatatacagggagtaccaggtaatcacatggctatataccgggagtaccaggtaataacatgactatatacagggagtaccaggtaataacatgactatatacagggagtaccaggtaataacatggttatatacagggagaaccaggtaataacatggttatatacagagagaaccagtactgagtggaggtgcaggggtaccaggtaataacatggctatatacagggagtaccaggtaataacatggctctatacaggaagtaccaggtaataacatgtttatatacagggagtaccaggtaataacatggctctatacagggagtaccaggtaataacatagttatatacaaggagtaccaggtaataacatggttacaTACAagtagtaccaggtaataacatggttatatacagggattaccaggtaataacatggttatatacaagtagtaccaggtaataacatggttatatacaagtagtaccaggtaataacatggttacatacagggagtaccaggtaataacatggttacaTACAagtagtaccaggtaataacatggttatatacagggagtaccagggaataacatggttatatacagatagaaccagtactgagtggaggtgcaggggtaccaggtaataacatggctatatacagggggtaccaggtaataacatgactatatacagggagtaccaggtaataacatggttatatacagggtgtaccaagTAATAACATAGTTATTTtcaaggagtaccaggtaataacatggttatatacagggagtaccaggtaatcacatggctatatacagggagtaccaggtaataacatggctatatacagggagtaccaggtaataacatgactatatacagggagtaccaggtaataacatggttatatacagggagaaccaggtaataacatggttatatacagagagaaccagtactgagtggaggtgcaggggtaccaggtaataacatggttatatacagggagtaccaggtaataacatggctctatacaggaagtaccaggtaataacatggttatatacagagaGAACCAGTACTGAGTGGAGGTgtgggggtaccaggtaataacatggttatatacagggagtaccaggtaataacatggttatatacagagagaaccagtactgagtggaggtgcaggggtaccaggtaataacatggttatatacagggagtaccaggtaataacatggtaatatacAGATAGAACCAGTACTGAGTGGAGGTGCagaggtaccaggtaataacatggttatatacagggagtaccaggtaataacatggttatatacagggagtaccaggtaataacatggctatatacagggagtaccaggtaataacatggctctatacagagagaaccagtactgagtggaggtgcaggggtaccaggtaattgtaggtagtccaggtagccatttgatgagttGTTTAGCATGCTTAAGGCTTGGGGTAGGAgagtcagtttgtttatctggagtacttctcctgtcctattcaggtgtcctgtgtgaatctaagtgtgcgttctctaattctctccttctctctttctttctctctctcggaggacctgagccctaggaccatgccccaggactacctgacatgatgactccttgctgtccccagtccacctggccatgctgctgctccagtttcaactggcctgagccctaggaccatgtcccaggactacctgacatgaggactccttgctgtccccagtccacctggccatgctcctgctccagtttcaactgttctgccttactattattcaaccatgctggtcatttatgaacatttgaacatcttggccacgttctgttataatctccacccggcacagccagaagaggactggccaccccacatatgctctctctaattctctctttctttctctctctcggaggacctgagccctaggaccgtgccccaggactacctgacatgatggctccttgctgtccccagtccacctgactgtgctgctgctccagtttcaactgttctgccttactattattcaaccatgctggtcatttatgaacatttgaacatcttggtcatgttctgttataatctctacccggcacagccagaagaggactggccaccccacatagcccggttcctctctaggtttcttcctaggttttggcctttctagggagtttttcctagccaccgtgcttttacacctacattgtttgctgtttggggttttaggctgggtttctgtacagcactttgagatatcagctgatgtacgaagggctatataaatacatttgatttgatttgatttgatgttcagTCTTAAGGCTTGGGAGTAGAAGATGTTCTGTCTTAAGGCCTGGGAGTAGAAGATGTTCTGTCTTAAGGCCTGGGAGTAGAAGATGTTCAGTCTCAAGGCTTGGGGTAGGAGATGTTCTGTCTTAAGGCTTGGGAGTAGAAGATGTTCTGTCTTAAGGCCTGGCAGTAGAAGATGTTCAGTCTCAAGGCTTGGGGTAGGAGATGTTCTGTCTTAAGGCTTGGGAGTAGAAGATGTTCAGTTttaaggcttgggggtagaagatgttctgtcttaaggcttgggggtagaagatgttctgtcttaaggcttgggggtagaagatgttcagTCTTAAGACTTGGGGGTAGAAAATGTTCAGGTTCCTGTTGGTtctagacttggtgcatcggtaccgcttgccatgcggaagcagagagaacagtgtatgacgTGGTTGGCTAttgtctttgaccatttttagggccttcctctgacaccgcctggtataaaggtcctggatggcagggagttcagccccggtgatgtactggaccttatgcactatcctctgtagcCCGTTACGGTCAGATGCCAGGCAGTTtccgtaccaagcggtgatgcagccagtcaaaacactctcgatggtgcagctgtaggacTTTTAGAGGATCTGaggaaccatgccaaatcttttcagtctcctgagggggaagaggcaatGCCGTAGCTCTTCACGTAGCTGTTCACAACTGTATGAGAATGTGTTGAGCATGTTTAGcacttagtgatgtggacaccgaggaacagGAAGATCTTGACCTGCTCcgatatgtaataataataataatatatgccatttagcagacgcttttatccaaagcgacttacagtcatgtgtgcatacattctacgtatgggtggtcccggggatcgaacccactaccctggcgttacaagcgtgggtgtgctcggccctctgtttcctgttgtccacgatcagctccattGTTTTGCTGAcgatgagggagaggttgttgtcctggcaccacactgacaaTCTCCCTGTTTTTCCTGTTGGAGTTGTGGGAATGTTGGAGGCATGTCCTCCCCTCGCCTCTCTGCGCCAACTTGGCTGATTTATATATTTCCTCCCTTTCTGCGTTCAGAATAATACTGTGTGTTctctgctctgagagacactgtaaccagacagactgacacaatgGGCTGTGAGAGAAGGCTGTTCCTGACTGCTGCTCTGCTGGCTGTCTTTTTATGCAGTAAGTTTATTCTTCTACAATACTGGCTTTTCTCAATTAGAAATGATTACCTACACCGCTTGCTTTCAGGTGTTTATTGGCATTTCCAAAGCCAAACAAACAAAATCTGTGTGCAAACTCTGAATTGGTCGCCTATGAATTACCATTATACTTTTAGATGAACCCTTAGGCCCATttctgttctgatgttctatGGACAGAATAGCCTGCTCCTAAAACGCTATCAGATCAAAGATATCTATGCACCTATCGACATGTTTAGATCCACATTTATGATTCTCTATCTGCGGCGTATGTTCAGGTGATGCTATCACCGGTGGACGAGAGGCGGAGGCCCACTCCCGTCCGTACATGGCCTCACTGCAGGTCGCCGACGGCGACAGGATGAAACATGAGTGCGGAGGGTTTCTGGTGGCCGATCAGTGGGTGATGAGCGCCGCACACTGCTTTCTCTCTGGGTGAGTTCTCCTGTAGTGTAGGTTCTCATGTTTCTATCGTAGCGGTATTATAGGAACATGCTTTCTCTCTGGGTGAGTTCTCCTGTAGTGTAGGTTCTCATGTTTCTACCGTAGCGGTATTATAGGAACATGCTTTCTCTCTGGGTGAGTTCTCCTGTAGTGTAGGTTCTCATGTTTCTACCGTAGCGGTATTATAGGAACATGCTTTCTCTCTGGGTGAGTTCTCCTGTAGTGTAGGTTCTCATGTTTCTATCGTAGCGGTATTATAGGAACATGCTTTCTCTCTGGGTGAGTTCTCCTGTAGTGTAGGTTCTCATGTTTCTATCGTAGCGGTATTATAGGAACATGCTTTCTCTCTGGGTGAGTTCTCCTGTAGTGTAGGTTCTCATGTTTCTACCGTAGCGGTATTATAGGAACATTTTACAGTAGTACGAGTTCACTGTATATGCACAATTACAGGAAATGGACAATTGGAAAGTAAAATGATTCTCAGATTGTCCCATCAAACTGATGTATAAATTATATTAACTACATTTTGCAGCACATTATTAATTTGGCGACGTATTTAACATGTttgtgatgaagatgatgatgaagtGATTCACTGCTCAGAGCATCACATCGTCATCGTCATTATGGATCTTTGTTTGTGCTGTTTGTTTTGATTGACAGGTCAGAAGGGAGGAAGGTGGTCCTAGGAGCTCACTCTCTGAGCGAACCGGAGGATTCTAAACAAACCTTTGACATTGTTCAAGTGTTCAGTCACCCTGATTTCAGCATCTCTAACTATGATAATGACATTGCTTTGGTCAAGGTAAGTCACACACcagtcttgtctctctctctctcctctgtgtcagtcCCCTTTAACTGCCAGGTCAATTCAACCCAAGTTCAACAGTTTATGTATATGGTTTGAAGACACCCTTATGGTTTGCCTCCATTTTGGCATCCTATTACAGTCAttgtgcactacctttgaccactTTGACTCCTTTTTTGGTCAGAAGTAGTAGGAAGTAGGGTGCCAGTTGGAACATACTCTACACATTCTCTTGCCTCTGAGCAAGAAATCTACTCTGTGATTGGCAGCTGGACCGGCCAATCATTGCCAGTGATGCAGTAAAGTCCCTGAAGTTCCAGAAGGACGATGGGGCTGACCCCACCACGGAACAGGAGGTCAACACGGCGGGGTGGGGGTCACTGAACAACCTGGGGTCACGTCCTGACAAGCTACAGGAACTGGTCATCGCTGTGATGAACCGTGTTCGATGCGGCCGCAGTGACTACTATGGCAGGAAGTTCACCAAAAATATGCTGTGTGCGGCCAGCAAACAGAGTGACACCTGTGATGTAAGTCTACCACAAAATAATCTGTAAAATAATGTAGAATATAAAAAAATAAGTCCACCAGATCTTCAATATTGTCTACATCCTCCATTTGAATTAATATGTCTACATGTTCATTCACTTTTACATGTCTACATCTGCCATTTATATtcatatgtcaaatcaaatcaaatgtacttatatagcccttcttacatcagctgatatatcaaagtgctctacagaaacccagcctaaaaccccaaacatgaagcaatgcaggtttagaagcacggtggctaggaaaaactaagAGGAACTAActaagaggaaccaggctctgaggggtggccagtcctcttatggctatgcggggtggagattataacagaacatggccaagatgttcaactgaccagcatggtcaaataatagtaatcacagtgaataggtcagggttccatatgcgcaggcagaacagttgaaactggagtagcagcacggccaggtggactggggacaacaaggagtcatcatgccaggtagtcctgaggcatggtccaagggctcaggtccccagagagagagagagagagagacagagagagagagagagagagagagagagagagagagagagagagagagagagagagagagagagagagagagagagagagagagagagagagagagagagaaagagagagagagagagagagagacagagagaaagagagaattagagcatacttaaattcaaacAGGACACTGGAGAAATACTCCaggtataacagactgacccaagccccccgacacataaattaCTGCAGGGTGAATACCAGAGACTGAGACAGGATGTCTACATGTGAACTTCACAATAATATGTCTACATCTATTTACATGAATATGTCTACATCTTCTATTTACATTAATATGTCTACATCTATTTACATTAATATGTCTACATCTATTTACATTAATATGTCTACATCTATTTACATTAATATGTCTACATCTATTTACATTAATATGTCTACATCTATTTACATTAATATGTCTACATCTATTTACATTAATATGTCTACATCTATTTACATTAATATGTCTACATCTATTTACATTAATATGTCTATTTACATCTATTTACATTAATATGTCTACATCTATTTACATTAATATGTCTACATCTATTTACATTAATATGTCTACATCTATTTACATTAATATGTCTACATCTATTTACATTAATGTCTACATCTATTTACATTAATATGTCTACATCTATTTACATTAATATGTCTACATCTATTTACATTAATATGTCTACATCTATTTACATTAATATGTCTACATCCATTTACATTAATATGTCTACATCCATTTACATTAATATGTCTACATCTATTTACATTAATATGTCTACATCTATTTACATTAATATGTCTACATCTATTTACATTAATATGTCTACATTTTACATGAACATTAATATCTCTACATCTTCGCAATTACGTTAATGAGTGTAAATCCTCCATTTAAATTCATTTGAATAAATCTTCCATTTACATTAATATGTCTAGATCTTCCATTTAAATTCATTTGAATAAATCTTCTATTTACATAATATGtctagatattccatttaaattaATTTTAATAAGTCCCCAATTTACATAATATGTCTAGATCTCCCAATAAATCATTTGAATAAATCCCTATTTACATAATATGTCTAGATCCTCCATTAAAATAATTTGAATAAATCTACCATTTACATAATATGTCTAGATCCTCCATTTAAATCATTTGAATAAATCCTCCAATTATATTAATATGTCTACATCCTCCATTTAAATAAATATGTCTAAATCTTCCATTGATAAATTCCTGATGATGTATAGATAGACAGAAATAACCAATATCCCTCAACATTTTCTACTTTCATttataattggctcattcattccccctcctctcccctgtaactatttcaatgctgtaaatgagaatgtgttctaaGTGGACGTAAGTCGGCAAATATGGGTTCAATTAAATATATATGTAATGACAGAAATAACCTTTAGATGTCTGAGGAACctattaaatgtgtgtgtgtgtgtgtgtgtgtgtgtgtgtgtgtgtgtgtgtgtgtgtgtgtgtgtgtgtgtgtgtgtgtgtgtgtgtgtgtgtgtgtgtgtgtgtgtgtgtgtgtgtgtgtgtgtgtgatccgcAGGGTGATTCTGGAGGTCCTCTCCTGTATAATGGTGTAGCAGTTGGGATCACTTCAAATGGAGGGAAGAAGTGTGGATCCAGCAAGAAGCCTGGTTTATACACAACCATCTCCCACTACAGCCAGTGGATAGACAAGACCATGACTCAATAGAAGCCTGGTTTATACACAACCATCTCCCACTACAGCCAGTGGATAGACAAGACCAATAGAAGCCTGGTTTATACACCCCATCTCCCACTACAGCCAGTGGATAGACAAGACCACGACTCAATAGAAGCCTGGTTTATACACCCCATCTCCCACTACAGCCAGTGGATAGATGGGACCAATAGAAGAATGTTGTGTCCCAAATatattccatatgtagtgcactaattttgacaaGGCCTCATAGGACCATGGCTTATAACATAGTAAAACAATATTAATTATATTATACCACTTTATGAAACAAATAATCATTCCTTATGTAAAAATCACCCAAATAAACCATACGCATGAATCAATGAAGTCATTGTAGTTTTGGGCAAATGTTTCAATCTTACATGTTTTGGGCAAATATACTGTGAAAAGTTCAAACATTTTGTGACATGTGCAAGCAGAATTAAAACCATGCATACATTAtgtttttgttaatttttttatttcacctttatttaaccaggtaggctagttcaaatcaaatcaaatcaaatccatttttatttgtcacatacacatggttagcagatgttagtgcgagtgtagcgaaatgcttgtgcttctagttacatttacattttacattacatttaagtcatttagcagacgctcttatccagagcgacttacaaattgttgcattcaccttatgacatccagtggaacagtcactttacaatagtgcatctaaatctta
The DNA window shown above is from Oncorhynchus gorbuscha isolate QuinsamMale2020 ecotype Even-year unplaced genomic scaffold, OgorEven_v1.0 Un_scaffold_2440, whole genome shotgun sequence and carries:
- the LOC124025771 gene encoding complement factor D-like, with translation MGCERRLFLTAALLAVFLCSDAITGGREAEAHSRPYMASLQVADGDRMKHECGGFLVADQWVMSAAHCFLSGSEGRKVVLGAHSLSEPEDSKQTFDIVQVFSHPDFSISNYDNDIALVKLDRPIIASDAVKSLKFQKDDGADPTTEQEVNTAGWGSLNNLGSRPDKLQELVIAVMNRVRCGRSDYYGRKFTKNMLCAASKQSDTCDGDSGGPLLYNGVAVGITSNGGKKCGSSKKPGLYTTISHYSQWIDKTMTQ